The following proteins come from a genomic window of Paenibacillus swuensis:
- a CDS encoding long-chain-fatty-acid--CoA ligase, giving the protein MRSTLTWLDHYPAEVAPTYAYPKQNLAQFLLDTSQKFPDRPALYFMGKTINYVNLLEACYRFANGLTGLGLKKGDRVAIMLPNIPQTVIAFYGTLLAGGIVVNTNPLYMEGELRHQLNDSGSKFMVTLDLLLPRIRKVKSSTPLQHVIVTSIKDYLPFPKNVLYGLKQRKEGNVVKLTEEDHAHVFTEFVNKASGSPILSKVNAVEDTAVLQYTGGTTGVAKGVMLTHYNLVANTLQTSHWNYNAEEGKERFLGAIPIFHVFGLTVLMSQSVLIGGMLILVPKFEIEQVLKTIDKMKPTVFPGAPTMYIGLINHKDINKYDLSSIQVCISGSAPLPLEVQERFEEITGGKLIEGYGLTEASPVTHANNIWGKRKIGKIGIPFPDTEARVVDSNTGTEVATGEIGEIIIRGPQIMKGYWNRPEESSMVLRNGWLYTGDLATQDEDGFFAIVDRKKDLIIASGFNIYPREIEEVLYEHPYVKDACAVGVPDQYRGETVKAFIVLKDNAPDVTEAELEAWCREHLAAFKVPRKFEFRETLPKTIVGKVLRRKLLEEESTKTIQQ; this is encoded by the coding sequence ATGCGTTCAACCCTGACTTGGCTTGATCATTATCCGGCGGAGGTCGCTCCGACCTATGCATACCCAAAACAGAATCTGGCGCAATTCCTGTTGGATACGTCACAGAAGTTTCCTGACAGACCCGCCTTATATTTTATGGGCAAAACAATTAACTATGTTAATCTTCTCGAGGCATGTTATCGCTTTGCCAATGGTTTAACTGGGCTAGGCTTGAAGAAGGGGGATCGGGTAGCGATTATGCTGCCTAATATCCCCCAAACCGTTATCGCTTTTTACGGCACTTTGCTCGCAGGAGGCATCGTCGTCAATACGAACCCGCTCTATATGGAGGGGGAACTGCGCCATCAACTGAATGACTCCGGCTCGAAATTCATGGTTACGCTGGATTTGCTGCTTCCGCGGATTCGTAAAGTGAAAAGCAGTACACCGCTGCAGCATGTCATTGTTACGTCGATTAAGGACTACTTACCGTTTCCGAAGAATGTGCTCTATGGTCTGAAGCAGCGTAAAGAAGGCAACGTTGTGAAATTAACGGAAGAGGATCACGCCCATGTTTTCACAGAATTTGTGAATAAAGCCAGCGGTTCCCCGATTCTATCTAAAGTGAATGCTGTCGAGGATACCGCGGTGTTGCAATACACGGGGGGCACGACAGGCGTGGCCAAAGGGGTTATGCTCACTCACTACAATCTCGTTGCGAACACTTTGCAGACCAGTCACTGGAACTATAACGCGGAGGAAGGCAAAGAACGTTTTCTCGGCGCGATTCCGATTTTTCATGTGTTTGGCTTAACGGTATTGATGAGTCAGTCCGTCCTGATCGGCGGCATGCTTATTCTTGTACCGAAATTCGAGATTGAACAGGTGCTGAAGACGATTGACAAGATGAAACCAACTGTGTTCCCGGGCGCGCCCACCATGTACATTGGGTTGATTAATCATAAGGATATTAACAAATACGATTTGTCCTCCATACAAGTATGTATCAGCGGCTCGGCCCCGTTACCACTTGAGGTTCAAGAACGCTTTGAAGAGATTACCGGAGGTAAATTAATCGAGGGTTACGGACTTACCGAAGCCTCCCCTGTAACCCATGCCAATAACATCTGGGGCAAACGTAAAATCGGGAAGATCGGTATTCCTTTTCCGGATACGGAAGCGCGCGTAGTGGACAGCAATACAGGCACGGAAGTTGCGACCGGGGAAATCGGAGAAATTATTATCCGCGGTCCGCAGATTATGAAGGGGTATTGGAACCGGCCAGAAGAAAGCTCCATGGTACTGCGGAATGGTTGGCTTTACACGGGAGATTTGGCTACACAGGATGAGGATGGGTTCTTTGCGATTGTGGATCGAAAAAAAGACTTAATCATTGCAAGCGGTTTCAACATTTACCCGCGTGAAATTGAAGAAGTTCTGTATGAGCACCCTTACGTCAAGGATGCCTGTGCGGTCGGCGTTCCTGACCAGTATAGAGGGGAAACCGTGAAGGCTTTCATTGTGTTAAAGGACAATGCACCTGACGTAACGGAAGCGGAGCTTGAAGCCTGGTGCCGGGAACATCTGGCAGCCTTTAAAGTACCGCGTAAATTTGAGTTCAGGGAAACCTTACCGAAGACCATTGTCGGTAAAGTACTTCGCCGAAAATTGCTGGAGGAAGAGTCAACGAAGACCATTCAACAATAG
- a CDS encoding acetyl-CoA C-acyltransferase yields MRDAVIVSIARTAVGKAKKGSLAQTRAEDLGKAVLQAVVERAPGLDKADVEDVIIGCAMPEGEQGLNFARIMSLYAGFPDTVPALTVNRFCSSGLQAIAFAAERIMLGHADVIIAGGVESMSHVPMAGFKPSPHPGLVESMPEVYMGMGHTAENVANRFGVSREDQDRYAANSHRKAAAAISAGKFKAEIVPVNASQGGVDDAGKAWARSFAFDTDEGVRPDTSVEGLAKLKPAFAVGGSVTAGNASQTSDGAAAAVVMSREKADALGLKPLATFRGFALAGVAPDIMGIGPVEAIPKALKLAGISQEQVDLFEINEAFASQCVQIIRHLGLDENKVNVNGGAIALGHPLGCTGAKLTTSLIYELRRRGGGFGVVSMCIGGGMGAAGVFEVHGDENMSY; encoded by the coding sequence ATGAGGGATGCCGTAATCGTATCGATAGCCCGCACAGCCGTGGGCAAAGCCAAGAAAGGAAGTCTGGCGCAGACTCGCGCCGAGGACTTGGGGAAGGCGGTATTGCAGGCGGTGGTGGAACGCGCGCCGGGATTGGATAAAGCCGATGTGGAAGACGTCATTATCGGATGCGCCATGCCGGAAGGCGAGCAGGGCTTGAACTTCGCCCGCATCATGAGTCTCTACGCGGGCTTTCCCGACACCGTGCCGGCGCTGACGGTGAACCGGTTCTGTTCCTCCGGCCTGCAGGCGATCGCGTTCGCCGCCGAGCGGATCATGCTCGGGCACGCCGACGTAATTATCGCCGGCGGCGTCGAGAGCATGAGCCACGTGCCGATGGCCGGCTTCAAGCCGTCGCCGCATCCTGGGCTCGTGGAATCCATGCCTGAGGTGTACATGGGCATGGGCCACACCGCGGAGAACGTCGCCAATCGCTTCGGCGTCTCCCGCGAAGATCAGGACCGCTATGCGGCGAACAGCCACCGCAAAGCGGCCGCGGCCATCTCGGCCGGCAAGTTCAAGGCCGAGATCGTGCCCGTGAACGCGAGCCAAGGCGGCGTCGATGACGCGGGCAAGGCTTGGGCGCGCAGCTTCGCGTTCGACACCGACGAGGGCGTGCGCCCGGATACGTCGGTGGAGGGCCTCGCGAAGCTGAAGCCGGCCTTTGCCGTCGGCGGCAGCGTCACCGCGGGCAACGCGTCGCAGACCAGCGACGGCGCCGCGGCAGCCGTCGTGATGAGCCGCGAGAAGGCCGATGCGCTCGGCTTGAAGCCGCTCGCAACGTTCCGCGGCTTCGCTCTCGCCGGCGTCGCGCCTGACATCATGGGGATCGGCCCCGTGGAGGCGATCCCGAAAGCGCTGAAGCTGGCCGGCATTTCCCAGGAACAGGTGGACCTGTTCGAGATCAATGAAGCCTTCGCTTCGCAATGCGTACAGATCATCCGCCATCTCGGGCTGGATGAGAACAAAGTAAACGTGAATGGCGGCGCCATTGCACTGGGACATCCGCTGGGTTGCACCGGCGCGAAGTTAACCACGTCCCTCATCTACGAGCTGCGCCGCAGAGGCGGCGGATTCGGGGTCGTGTCCATGTGCATCGGCGGCGGCATGGGCGCCGCGGGCGTGTTCGAAGTTCACGGCGACGAGAATATGTCTTATTGA
- a CDS encoding PaaI family thioesterase: MNTKDEINEDVTPEVRQYIERLESKAKHTFWGTLGCRLDHLDARKVTVSLDAEERHLNLIGIVHGGVLSSLLDNAMGVLVMSARPKNSSVTTNLNVHFMHPLKEGRLLVTAELLHETNSILTVYGEIRDEAGQLGTMGTGSFRILNSS, translated from the coding sequence ATGAATACGAAAGACGAAATCAATGAAGACGTCACGCCTGAAGTACGCCAGTATATTGAACGACTGGAGAGTAAAGCGAAACATACGTTCTGGGGAACACTGGGTTGCAGGCTTGATCATCTGGATGCGCGCAAAGTAACCGTTTCCTTAGATGCGGAAGAGCGTCATTTGAACTTGATCGGCATCGTTCACGGGGGAGTATTGTCCAGTTTACTGGATAATGCCATGGGGGTGCTGGTCATGTCCGCCAGGCCGAAGAACAGCTCTGTAACGACCAATTTAAATGTCCATTTCATGCATCCGTTGAAGGAAGGTCGCTTACTTGTAACGGCGGAATTGTTGCACGAGACGAACAGTATCCTTACGGTATATGGCGAGATCAGAGATGAAGCCGGACAATTGGGAACGATGGGGACGGGGTCCTTTCGAATCTTAAATTCTTCCTGA
- a CDS encoding acyl-CoA dehydrogenase family protein has translation MLQTSGKIVGGSFIIEDLDPSQIVTPEDFTEEQRMFAETTKDFVDGEVVPNDEHLEKLDYELTVKLMRKAGELGLLGSDVPEEFGGLGLDKVSSTVINETLAKASSFALSIGAHVGIGTLPIVFFGTTEQKHRYLPDLATGQRIAAYCLTEPTSGSDALGAKTTAKLSEDGEHYILNGSKLYITNAGFADVFIVYAKVDGTDFTAFIVEKDMEGFTLGPEEKKMGIKGSSTRPIFFEDVKVPVDNVLGEIGKGHLIAFNILNIGRFKLGAGCVGASKESIELASAYANTRTQFNTPISRFPLIGKKLAEMNITTYVMESMIYRTAGVIDDILKDIDHNSPDAGKHSAKGISEYALECSINKVFASEGLDFIADEGVQIHGGYGFIQEYKIERIYRDSRINRIFEGTNEINRLLIPGTLLKKAMKGELPLLQKAQALQGELLSIMPGQSFDETLSQEQHLLSMMKKIFLFVGGSAVQKYAAKLEKEQEVLSNLADLMIQIYAAESALLRTKKQIGRAGEAKAENAIQMTTVYVHEALESIDRIAKETLAYMEAGDTLRTQLSVLKKLTKSVSVNTVELKRAIAARVIQAEKYIV, from the coding sequence ATGTTACAAACCAGCGGCAAAATTGTAGGCGGCAGCTTCATTATCGAGGATTTGGACCCAAGTCAGATCGTAACACCCGAGGACTTCACGGAAGAACAACGCATGTTCGCGGAGACGACGAAGGATTTCGTGGACGGCGAAGTGGTGCCCAATGATGAGCATTTGGAGAAGCTGGACTATGAGTTAACGGTGAAATTGATGCGCAAAGCGGGCGAGCTCGGACTGCTGGGCTCCGATGTGCCGGAAGAGTTTGGCGGCTTGGGACTGGATAAGGTGAGTTCGACCGTAATCAATGAAACGTTGGCTAAGGCATCTTCATTTGCCTTGTCGATCGGCGCTCATGTGGGAATCGGCACACTGCCAATTGTGTTCTTCGGAACGACAGAGCAGAAGCACAGATATTTGCCGGATCTGGCAACTGGCCAAAGAATTGCGGCTTACTGCCTGACAGAGCCGACTTCCGGATCGGATGCGCTAGGCGCCAAAACGACAGCCAAATTGTCTGAGGACGGCGAGCATTACATTTTGAACGGATCCAAACTATATATTACGAATGCCGGTTTCGCCGATGTGTTCATCGTGTACGCCAAAGTGGACGGTACGGATTTCACCGCGTTTATCGTAGAGAAAGATATGGAAGGCTTCACGTTGGGGCCAGAAGAGAAGAAAATGGGGATTAAAGGTTCATCCACCCGTCCGATTTTCTTCGAAGATGTCAAAGTTCCTGTGGATAATGTGCTTGGCGAAATTGGTAAAGGTCACTTGATCGCATTCAACATTCTGAACATCGGGCGTTTCAAATTAGGCGCGGGCTGTGTAGGCGCATCGAAGGAATCCATTGAACTGGCATCCGCTTATGCGAACACGCGTACTCAATTCAACACACCGATCTCACGCTTCCCGTTAATCGGCAAGAAGCTGGCGGAAATGAACATTACCACCTACGTCATGGAGAGTATGATATACCGTACGGCGGGCGTCATCGACGATATCCTGAAAGATATCGATCACAACAGTCCGGATGCAGGAAAGCACTCCGCCAAAGGAATTTCCGAATACGCGCTGGAATGCTCGATTAACAAAGTATTCGCGTCCGAGGGTCTTGACTTTATCGCGGATGAGGGCGTGCAGATTCACGGCGGTTACGGCTTTATTCAGGAGTACAAAATCGAGCGCATTTACCGTGATTCCCGTATTAACCGGATCTTCGAAGGCACCAATGAGATTAACCGGTTATTGATTCCGGGCACGTTGCTCAAGAAAGCGATGAAAGGCGAGTTGCCTTTGTTGCAAAAAGCACAGGCGCTTCAAGGCGAGTTGCTTTCGATTATGCCTGGACAGTCGTTTGATGAGACATTGTCTCAGGAGCAGCATTTGTTGAGCATGATGAAGAAAATTTTCTTGTTCGTCGGCGGATCGGCTGTTCAGAAATATGCGGCTAAACTGGAGAAAGAACAAGAAGTACTGAGCAATCTGGCAGATTTAATGATTCAGATTTATGCAGCCGAGAGCGCGCTGCTCCGCACGAAGAAGCAGATTGGCCGCGCAGGGGAAGCCAAAGCAGAGAATGCCATCCAGATGACTACGGTATATGTGCATGAGGCGCTTGAGAGCATTGACCGGATTGCCAAAGAAACTTTAGCTTACATGGAAGCGGGAGACACGCTGCGTACGCAATTATCGGTGCTTAAGAAGCTGACCAAGTCTGTATCCGTGAACACCGTGGAGTTGAAGAGAGCGATTGCAGCCCGTGTCATTCAAGCTGAAAAATATATTGTATAA